From a single Balneolales bacterium ANBcel1 genomic region:
- a CDS encoding DUF4874 domain-containing protein, with product MKKNSFVALFTPLLFLFLALPFTLPAQLVYTYQESDDIIANPERGLQKYSITNSSYYTNTDYSNITVSSIAGWRTGPEKVTVIYRYFLLGDYMETEISENYLDNIQIDFDRIREAGLKCLVRFSYTNRQSSDPQQPVKELILQHIEQLAPILEKNKDVIVAHQAGFIGTWGEWYYTNSAEFGTDGSISAAQWENRKEVVDAMLTATPLDIPVQVRYPQVKITMYGSTPLTEETAYTDTPQARIGFYNDAFLNVWGDMGTYRNAGQHGNPSGTSDYSFLANETRYLPMSGETNGLNPPRTDGENALLEMDMTNWSIINRDYHGDVINGWINTGHLETMLKYLGYRFVLRQATFAQAEEGFEVTLDIENTGYARPFRERKAWLIVRNLFTSDEQAYEVPGDVRTWEDEVRVVIPVDATLLPDGLYEVHLHMPDLLLEDRPEYAIRLANDQVWDSEKGTNFLGIIEIADSGLEVSAESEETYHPDGIRLHQNYANPFNPATTVRFELDQQGPVRLTVHDLAGRLVTVLKDGHFPAGEHHAVWNASDVSSGVYVIRLSAGGGTRSILASLIK from the coding sequence ATGAAAAAAAATAGCTTTGTTGCTCTTTTCACTCCGCTGCTTTTCCTGTTTTTGGCCTTGCCGTTTACACTTCCGGCACAACTTGTTTATACGTACCAGGAGTCCGATGATATCATAGCCAATCCGGAAAGAGGCCTGCAGAAATACTCCATTACCAACAGCTCGTACTACACCAATACCGACTATTCCAACATTACTGTCTCCTCAATTGCGGGATGGAGAACCGGACCCGAAAAGGTCACTGTAATTTATCGTTACTTTCTGTTGGGTGACTACATGGAAACGGAGATTTCGGAGAATTACCTGGACAACATTCAAATTGATTTTGACAGGATCAGGGAAGCCGGATTGAAATGTCTGGTGCGTTTCTCATATACCAATCGGCAGTCCTCGGATCCGCAACAGCCTGTCAAGGAACTCATTTTGCAGCATATAGAACAACTTGCGCCCATTCTGGAGAAAAACAAAGACGTCATAGTCGCACATCAGGCCGGGTTTATCGGTACCTGGGGAGAGTGGTATTACACCAATTCTGCCGAGTTTGGAACAGATGGCAGTATCAGTGCAGCTCAATGGGAGAACAGAAAGGAGGTGGTGGATGCCATGCTGACCGCAACACCGTTGGATATCCCTGTACAGGTAAGGTATCCGCAGGTCAAGATCACGATGTACGGGTCGACTCCCCTGACAGAAGAGACGGCATATACCGACACGCCGCAGGCCCGTATTGGTTTCTACAATGATGCTTTCTTAAATGTTTGGGGCGACATGGGTACATACCGCAACGCCGGTCAGCACGGAAACCCGTCCGGGACCTCCGATTACAGTTTTCTCGCGAATGAAACCCGATATCTGCCGATGAGTGGTGAAACAAACGGGCTTAACCCGCCACGTACCGATGGTGAGAACGCGCTGCTGGAGATGGATATGACGAACTGGTCCATTATTAACCGTGACTACCATGGTGATGTGATCAATGGCTGGATAAATACCGGGCATTTGGAGACGATGCTGAAATACCTGGGGTATCGGTTTGTTCTCAGGCAAGCGACTTTTGCCCAGGCCGAAGAAGGGTTTGAAGTGACGCTGGATATTGAGAATACGGGATATGCGAGACCTTTCCGTGAGCGCAAGGCCTGGTTGATTGTTCGAAACCTGTTTACCAGTGATGAACAGGCATACGAAGTTCCCGGCGATGTTCGCACCTGGGAAGATGAGGTCCGTGTCGTGATACCGGTGGATGCTACTCTTCTTCCCGACGGCCTCTACGAAGTTCATTTGCATATGCCGGATCTGCTGCTGGAGGATCGCCCGGAATATGCCATCCGCCTGGCCAACGACCAGGTCTGGGATTCCGAGAAGGGTACCAATTTCCTGGGCATTATTGAAATTGCGGATTCCGGCCTGGAGGTATCGGCAGAATCAGAGGAAACATACCATCCTGACGGGATAAGACTTCACCAGAACTATGCCAACCCATTCAATCCGGCAACTACAGTTCGGTTTGAGTTGGATCAGCAAGGACCTGTCCGTTTAACAGTCCATGATTTGGCGGGAAGGCTGGTAACAGTACTGAAGGACGGTCATTTTCCGGCTGGAGAGCACCATGCTGTTTGGAATGCCTCGGATGTAAGCTCAGGCGTGTATGTGATACGTCTGAGTGCCGGTGGCGGAACCCGATCGATCCTGGCTAGCCTGATCAAGTAG
- a CDS encoding CDP-glycerol glycerophosphotransferase family protein, whose protein sequence is MKTPYPIQWLAGLLSCCLPGGYAAASNFENLYRSPGATGAGHPTSRPDNDCDSRSFQNEPVTIVLTSFHGDGYRGNTRVLFERLCDHSTLQPVWLSRNRNLVQDLKRQYGNEYACMTHSLAGIRTLNRASAVFLTHGTSDYPFMRLPRRALIIQTYHGLPTKRGEYLRPGNDGPPGFLHRKILEYRFRPITHFLSSSPLVTDLFSRRFNIPAERFLETGYPAYDRLASRTECPAIGTNAVINIINGSNDSGADGVKHIKPGIPTPSRRFAEYWPEAPPSTRLILYAPTFRRRSRTRWFPFEDRDLTALAAFLEQHRALMALRAHPNDHTDLRALLNASPRIVSGGQEIAEDAMDLLPVTDAIITDYSSIYLEGLMRDIPPIFVPYDLGTYERGCLMPYDEVTPGPKVYHQHDLLAHLKMALQKTDGRESERSRVRHRYFASQYGSTPDNDGSDADSTDRLHARSEGIFKKPESACDRVIRFLEEQLLPANS, encoded by the coding sequence ATGAAAACACCCTATCCGATACAATGGCTTGCCGGACTGCTTTCGTGCTGCTTGCCCGGCGGATATGCAGCTGCAAGCAATTTCGAAAATCTGTACCGGAGCCCAGGCGCAACAGGAGCAGGACACCCCACCTCCAGACCAGATAACGACTGTGATTCACGCAGTTTTCAAAATGAGCCGGTTACGATCGTTCTTACCTCCTTTCATGGCGATGGCTACCGCGGCAACACCCGTGTTCTTTTTGAACGACTGTGTGATCACTCCACCCTGCAACCGGTTTGGCTCAGCCGGAACCGAAATCTGGTACAGGATCTGAAGAGACAATATGGCAACGAGTATGCCTGTATGACCCACTCCCTGGCGGGTATTCGCACCCTGAACCGGGCCTCCGCCGTATTCCTGACTCACGGCACAAGCGACTACCCCTTTATGAGGCTTCCGCGGCGGGCATTGATCATTCAAACCTATCACGGTCTCCCGACAAAACGAGGTGAATATCTTAGGCCCGGCAATGACGGTCCACCCGGTTTTCTGCACCGAAAGATTCTGGAGTACCGGTTCCGCCCGATCACCCATTTTCTCTCCTCCTCGCCACTGGTTACGGATCTGTTTTCCAGACGATTCAACATTCCCGCAGAACGCTTTCTTGAAACCGGCTATCCGGCTTATGACAGGCTGGCATCCCGTACCGAATGTCCCGCTATTGGTACAAACGCCGTCATCAATATAATCAATGGCTCCAATGATTCGGGAGCGGATGGAGTGAAACACATCAAACCCGGCATTCCGACGCCATCCCGCCGTTTCGCCGAATACTGGCCCGAAGCACCCCCATCAACCAGGCTGATTCTCTACGCACCAACCTTTCGCCGGCGCAGTCGAACACGCTGGTTCCCGTTTGAGGACCGGGACCTGACCGCCCTTGCCGCTTTCCTCGAACAGCATCGGGCGCTCATGGCACTCAGGGCTCATCCGAACGATCATACAGACCTGCGCGCATTGCTCAATGCCAGCCCGCGAATTGTCTCCGGCGGCCAGGAAATCGCCGAAGACGCAATGGATCTGCTGCCGGTGACCGATGCCATCATAACCGATTACAGCAGTATCTATCTGGAAGGGTTGATGCGTGACATTCCTCCGATATTTGTGCCCTATGATCTGGGAACCTATGAGCGAGGATGCCTCATGCCCTATGATGAGGTGACTCCGGGACCAAAGGTGTATCACCAGCATGATCTGCTGGCACATCTGAAAATGGCCCTTCAGAAAACCGATGGCCGGGAAAGTGAACGAAGCAGGGTAAGGCATCGGTACTTTGCCTCGCAATACGGTTCCACGCCCGATAACGACGGATCAGATGCCGACTCAACTGATCGCCTGCATGCCCGTTCTGAAGGCATTTTCAAAAAACCTGAATCCGCCTGTGATCGTGTTATCCGGTTTCTGGAAGAGCAATTGCTGCCTGCAAACTCCTGA
- a CDS encoding sulfite exporter TauE/SafE family protein — protein sequence MDISIFLILPALATIAFFVKGLTGFGPALIFIPVGALLFAPQPIIVASSFLDLAAGLIMWRTVGSIRKVPFLAGIIGAMAAGTVIGVFLLTWVPADTYRFLLGLVVLLLGLWFALFRSRIHQDRLRNQLPDTCDRKDIGFSTLAGVLGGLFGISGPPILWHLGRRFRMNTFRDLLIVVFVFAAVARIVSFSAAGLVTTESALYAAASAPGLFAGLYLGQKVFLRIDEALFSRSVGAVLVVFAFLLMV from the coding sequence TTGGACATTTCCATTTTCCTGATTCTACCCGCCCTCGCGACCATAGCGTTTTTTGTCAAAGGGCTGACCGGTTTCGGCCCGGCGCTGATTTTTATTCCAGTCGGGGCATTGCTGTTCGCCCCGCAGCCGATCATTGTTGCCAGTTCCTTTCTGGACCTGGCCGCAGGCCTTATCATGTGGCGCACGGTGGGAAGTATCAGGAAAGTCCCTTTTCTTGCGGGAATCATTGGGGCGATGGCCGCCGGAACCGTCATCGGAGTGTTCCTGCTGACGTGGGTGCCGGCCGACACGTACCGCTTCTTGCTGGGACTTGTGGTGCTGTTGCTGGGTTTGTGGTTCGCGCTGTTCCGCTCCCGCATCCACCAGGATCGTCTTCGCAACCAACTGCCCGATACCTGTGACCGGAAAGATATCGGCTTCTCCACCCTGGCAGGGGTGCTCGGCGGCCTGTTCGGCATCAGCGGCCCTCCCATTCTCTGGCACCTTGGCAGACGGTTTCGAATGAACACCTTCCGGGATTTGCTTATCGTTGTATTCGTTTTCGCCGCCGTGGCGCGTATTGTCTCCTTCTCGGCCGCCGGACTGGTTACCACCGAATCCGCCCTGTACGCGGCCGCTTCCGCACCGGGCCTTTTTGCAGGCCTTTACCTGGGCCAAAAGGTTTTTTTGAGGATTGATGAAGCACTGTTCAGCCGTTCGGTTGGAGCAGTACTGGTGGTGTTCGCCTTTCTGTTAATGGTTTGA
- a CDS encoding co-chaperone GroES family protein, which produces MIQSYHNDTAKFVIVGDRVLLKPRDMDSRTESGLFLPPGVGSKEKVHSGYILKVGPGYPTMAGLDSDEPWKPQTEKVQYIPLQAQEGDLAIYLKEHSHEIEFGKERYVIIPHSAILMLIRDEL; this is translated from the coding sequence ATGATCCAGTCCTACCACAACGACACCGCAAAATTTGTCATCGTCGGCGACCGAGTGCTGCTGAAGCCGCGCGACATGGACAGCCGTACCGAATCAGGCCTGTTTCTTCCGCCTGGTGTGGGATCCAAAGAGAAGGTCCATAGCGGATATATCCTGAAAGTCGGACCGGGCTACCCCACCATGGCCGGACTTGACAGCGACGAACCCTGGAAACCGCAGACCGAAAAGGTACAGTATATCCCCCTGCAGGCACAGGAGGGTGACCTGGCGATCTACCTCAAGGAACATTCCCATGAAATTGAGTTCGGCAAGGAGCGCTATGTGATTATACCCCACTCGGCCATTTTGATGCTTATTCGGGATGAATTGTAA
- a CDS encoding 2-hydroxyacid dehydrogenase — protein MNIAFFTAKSYDKYYFDHELSKTDHKISYYEDELNTDTAVLVRDYDAVCIFVNNMIDRETIEMIADFGVKVIALRSAGFNNVDLEAAEEAGLQVLRVPAYSPDAVAEHTVALILGLNRKTHKAYNRVRENNFSLEGLTGFTIHGKSVGVIGTGKIGTAFCRIMKGFGCTINAHDPHENEEVTGMGGTYMELDELLAKSSIISLHCPLMPETKHIIDKQAIDKMTGNPMLINTSRGALINTADVIDGLKEKKIGSLGIDVYEQEENLFFRDLSEQVIQDDEIARLMTFPNVLITGHQAFLTHEALEEIARITLDNLTQFEKGLEVENRVRA, from the coding sequence ATGAACATTGCTTTTTTCACCGCCAAATCATACGACAAGTATTACTTTGATCACGAGCTTTCAAAGACAGATCACAAAATATCCTACTATGAAGACGAACTGAACACGGATACCGCCGTACTTGTCCGTGATTACGATGCCGTCTGCATTTTTGTCAACAACATGATTGACCGTGAAACGATTGAGATGATCGCCGATTTCGGAGTAAAGGTCATCGCCCTGCGATCCGCGGGATTTAACAACGTAGATCTCGAGGCGGCCGAGGAAGCCGGCCTTCAGGTTTTGCGTGTACCCGCCTATTCGCCTGACGCCGTTGCCGAGCATACCGTTGCCCTCATCCTTGGACTGAACCGTAAAACGCATAAAGCCTATAACCGCGTGCGAGAAAACAACTTCTCTCTTGAGGGACTTACCGGATTCACTATTCACGGCAAATCGGTGGGAGTAATTGGAACGGGAAAAATCGGAACCGCCTTCTGCCGGATCATGAAAGGGTTCGGCTGCACTATCAACGCCCACGACCCCCATGAAAACGAGGAGGTAACCGGTATGGGCGGAACATATATGGAGCTGGATGAGCTTCTCGCCAAAAGCAGCATCATATCGCTGCACTGTCCGCTGATGCCAGAAACCAAACACATCATCGACAAGCAGGCGATCGACAAGATGACCGGGAACCCCATGCTCATCAACACCAGCCGCGGGGCACTGATCAATACGGCCGATGTCATCGACGGGCTCAAGGAGAAAAAAATCGGTTCCCTGGGAATCGACGTCTATGAACAGGAAGAGAACCTGTTTTTCCGTGATCTTTCCGAGCAGGTGATACAGGATGATGAAATCGCCCGGCTTATGACCTTCCCCAACGTTCTCATTACCGGTCACCAGGCTTTTCTGACCCACGAGGCACTGGAAGAAATCGCCCGGATCACTTTGGATAACCTGACGCAATTTGAAAAGGGTCTGGAAGTGGAAAACCGGGTTCGAGCGTAG
- a CDS encoding HAMP domain-containing sensor histidine kinase codes for MSNRSKREHGSGVLSATKSDLQAGWLEWQNKEALRGMTYKMIPLLGVLFLFMYTDIALLDNYTVSLIRLIPITLAGSLLLFHLGTPAYQTQKRYLYHILLVSLLIMMFARVILLDDDPNLGGSLAGLLLVVLVLSLELRTNMATAIGIYLIPTVLFTIFVFYPKNVWDISYFNIYPMMIAGLLFNIIHRRYNYRTFESKHLLAIEKQRAEALYRETREQNEAVNRAYQKLRDSEQSLKETLRARDKLISVIAHDIRNPFQAIIGYSDIINSDAQNLNREEIADYAQMIYKSGHNTLALIDNLLNWVRGQAGDIAVELRPHSLTKILSEIVDIMSVQAKSKKIQIDIRVPQDLTIEADYDTISTVFRNLLSNAVKFTPSGGEITMSSEKAHDREGKLTSISVSIKDSGKGFAGDSLDDLIVNGSVISRQGTEKERGTGLGLLICRDFVERNNGTLTARNIPGEGSEFTVTLPVRTE; via the coding sequence GTGAGCAATCGAAGCAAACGTGAACATGGTTCCGGCGTTCTTTCGGCAACAAAATCCGATCTGCAGGCCGGGTGGCTGGAATGGCAGAATAAAGAGGCTTTACGCGGGATGACGTACAAGATGATCCCGCTTCTTGGCGTCCTGTTTCTGTTCATGTACACCGACATTGCGCTGCTCGACAATTACACCGTCTCGCTGATTCGACTCATACCCATAACCCTTGCCGGGTCGCTCCTGTTGTTCCACCTCGGCACACCGGCTTACCAAACCCAGAAACGATATCTGTACCACATACTGCTGGTGAGCCTGCTGATCATGATGTTTGCCAGGGTTATTCTGCTTGACGATGACCCGAACCTGGGGGGAAGCCTGGCCGGCCTGCTGCTTGTCGTACTGGTTTTATCGCTGGAACTGAGGACCAATATGGCCACGGCCATTGGGATCTACCTCATCCCTACCGTGCTATTCACCATTTTCGTTTTTTATCCGAAGAATGTGTGGGACATCAGCTATTTCAATATTTACCCCATGATGATTGCCGGTCTGCTCTTCAACATCATTCACCGACGGTACAACTACCGGACGTTTGAAAGCAAACACCTGCTCGCCATTGAGAAGCAGCGCGCTGAAGCCCTCTACCGTGAAACCAGGGAGCAAAACGAAGCTGTAAACCGGGCTTATCAAAAGCTGCGCGACTCCGAACAGTCACTCAAGGAGACTCTCAGGGCGCGTGACAAACTTATTTCGGTGATTGCCCATGACATTCGAAATCCGTTCCAGGCCATCATCGGTTACAGCGATATCATCAACTCCGATGCTCAAAACCTGAACCGGGAAGAAATTGCCGATTATGCCCAAATGATCTACAAATCCGGCCACAACACACTTGCCCTCATTGACAACCTGCTGAATTGGGTACGGGGACAGGCCGGAGATATTGCCGTGGAGCTGCGCCCCCATTCGCTGACGAAAATTCTCAGCGAAATAGTCGATATCATGAGCGTGCAGGCGAAGTCCAAAAAAATCCAAATTGATATCCGCGTGCCGCAGGATTTGACCATCGAAGCGGATTATGACACCATCTCCACGGTATTCCGAAATCTGCTTTCGAATGCCGTCAAATTCACACCTTCCGGTGGAGAAATCACCATGTCGTCCGAAAAGGCTCACGACCGGGAAGGCAAATTGACGTCCATATCCGTGAGCATCAAAGATTCCGGCAAGGGTTTTGCCGGTGACAGCCTGGATGACCTGATAGTCAACGGAAGTGTTATTTCACGCCAGGGCACAGAAAAGGAAAGAGGCACCGGGCTTGGCTTGCTGATCTGCCGAGATTTTGTCGAACGGAACAACGGCACACTTACAGCGCGAAATATTCCGGGTGAAGGATCCGAATTCACCGTTACGCTCCCGGTTCGGACAGAGTAA
- a CDS encoding Gfo/Idh/MocA family oxidoreductase: MSAGLLSSTSFAYPGGRDMVRVGLIGCGGRGAGAARHCVSAAENVELYAMGDLFEDRLSSSRSILERAVGEKCNVSDDRCFVGFDAYKKVIQSDVDLVLLTTPPGFRPLHFREAVMHGKHVFMEKPIAVDPAGIRSVEKSGIQATQKNLSVMSGLQYRKQDNYVYAVEKIQKEVIGQPLSAHAEYLTGTIWYHERTPEMTEMEWLIRNWYYHTWLSGDFIVEQFIHNMDTMIWALGELPVHCTGMGARQQRTDSKFGNIYDMFAVEYEFPHGVTLTARCRQMDRTWQRVANRVTGSKGRASITPSRSEIEYFNREDREIILQEGESPNTVQQRRLIESIRDGTPVNETEQALNATLMAIMGREAAYTGQMLTWDQVYNASQDLTPESIDFNSPVYDPVAEPGVTQLNRTRHVADF, encoded by the coding sequence TTGTCAGCTGGATTGCTTTCATCGACCAGTTTTGCCTATCCGGGAGGTCGTGATATGGTTAGAGTGGGCCTAATCGGTTGTGGAGGAAGAGGTGCCGGAGCAGCCAGACATTGTGTGTCAGCGGCTGAGAATGTTGAATTGTATGCAATGGGCGACCTGTTCGAGGATCGGCTCTCATCTTCACGGTCCATTTTGGAAAGAGCCGTTGGAGAAAAATGCAATGTGTCTGATGACCGCTGCTTCGTTGGGTTTGATGCCTATAAAAAGGTGATTCAGAGCGATGTTGATTTGGTGTTGTTGACAACCCCCCCCGGTTTTCGCCCGCTACATTTCCGTGAAGCAGTCATGCATGGAAAACATGTGTTTATGGAGAAACCGATTGCAGTTGACCCGGCTGGTATCCGATCGGTTGAAAAGTCAGGAATACAGGCAACACAAAAAAACCTTTCGGTGATGTCGGGACTGCAATACCGCAAACAGGATAATTATGTGTATGCAGTAGAAAAAATTCAAAAAGAGGTTATCGGGCAACCTCTGTCCGCTCATGCAGAGTATCTGACGGGAACAATCTGGTATCACGAACGGACCCCTGAAATGACTGAGATGGAATGGCTTATCAGAAACTGGTATTACCATACCTGGCTCTCCGGTGATTTTATAGTGGAACAGTTTATTCATAACATGGACACCATGATCTGGGCTTTGGGAGAGTTGCCTGTGCATTGTACGGGGATGGGCGCACGCCAGCAGCGAACGGATTCGAAATTCGGAAATATCTACGACATGTTTGCAGTGGAATACGAGTTCCCCCATGGAGTGACCCTGACTGCTCGTTGCCGCCAGATGGACAGAACCTGGCAGCGTGTTGCCAATCGAGTTACCGGAAGCAAGGGGAGAGCAAGTATAACTCCAAGTCGCTCCGAGATAGAGTATTTTAACCGTGAGGATCGTGAAATCATTCTTCAGGAAGGTGAAAGTCCCAATACGGTACAACAGCGCCGGCTTATAGAGAGTATCCGAGACGGAACACCTGTTAATGAGACTGAACAGGCTTTAAATGCTACGTTGATGGCGATAATGGGCCGGGAGGCAGCTTATACCGGACAGATGTTGACATGGGATCAGGTGTATAATGCAAGCCAGGATCTCACTCCTGAAAGTATTGATTTTAATTCTCCTGTTTATGATCCCGTTGCCGAACCCGGTGTCACACAACTGAATCGAACCCGCCATGTTGCGGATTTTTAG
- a CDS encoding thioesterase — MSAYFDKTFQLRFFEMNDFGEASPTTILTLLEETAADHCYSIGHGLYDLKRQDIGWILLSGFMQMERYPIYKEKITIRTWLSTYTTIRGYRENLIYDESGVIIGRARGLWLFFDIDKRRPSNIFEDIMRKWSFREEVCVDHNITRKIKPVLTSEMTRRFSINRFDVDSYDHVNNIRYLAWLMESMPEEVTNHHFLHSIDGRFVSEAQYGDTLVSFTRQDPADSRSFSHSIKTESNDKVCASAETVWKSRTA, encoded by the coding sequence ATGAGTGCATACTTTGACAAGACCTTTCAGCTGAGATTCTTCGAAATGAACGATTTCGGGGAAGCGTCCCCGACCACTATTCTGACACTGCTGGAGGAGACCGCAGCAGACCACTGCTATTCCATCGGGCATGGACTTTATGACCTGAAACGCCAGGATATCGGGTGGATTCTCCTCTCGGGCTTTATGCAGATGGAGCGTTATCCCATCTACAAGGAAAAGATCACCATTCGCACCTGGCTTTCGACCTATACTACCATCCGGGGTTACCGTGAGAACCTCATCTACGATGAAAGCGGTGTGATCATCGGCCGTGCCCGGGGGCTGTGGCTCTTTTTTGATATCGATAAACGTCGGCCCTCCAACATCTTTGAAGACATTATGCGAAAATGGTCATTTCGGGAGGAAGTATGTGTCGACCACAACATCACCCGGAAAATAAAGCCTGTACTAACATCGGAGATGACGCGCCGGTTCAGCATCAACAGATTTGATGTAGATTCCTACGATCATGTAAACAACATTCGCTATCTGGCCTGGTTGATGGAGTCGATGCCCGAGGAGGTAACCAACCACCATTTTCTGCACTCCATTGACGGCCGTTTTGTCAGCGAGGCGCAGTACGGTGACACGCTGGTCTCGTTTACCCGTCAGGATCCTGCCGACAGCCGGTCGTTCAGCCACTCCATCAAAACGGAATCAAACGACAAGGTCTGCGCGTCGGCGGAAACCGTTTGGAAAAGCCGCACGGCGTAA
- a CDS encoding peroxiredoxin — MPLSAGAAAPDFTMPDHNGNPVTLDRLLEHGPLVLFFYPKDESPGCTRQACSFRDNYDTLAEKGVTVAGVSRDPAQNHTSFIERHNLAYPLLTDTDGSVHEQYGCSTLFGLLTRRVTFLIDTDRKILLSHEDNLRMGSHVEAVLKAL; from the coding sequence ATGCCGCTATCTGCCGGGGCTGCAGCCCCTGATTTTACGATGCCTGACCACAACGGCAATCCGGTTACGCTGGACCGGCTTCTTGAGCACGGGCCACTGGTGCTCTTTTTTTATCCCAAAGACGAGTCACCCGGATGCACTCGTCAGGCCTGCTCCTTTCGCGACAACTACGACACTCTTGCTGAAAAGGGGGTTACGGTTGCCGGAGTCAGCCGGGATCCCGCGCAGAATCATACTTCTTTCATCGAGCGACACAACCTTGCTTACCCGCTGCTGACGGATACGGACGGGTCGGTTCATGAGCAGTACGGCTGCAGCACGCTTTTCGGACTTCTGACCCGCCGGGTCACCTTCCTGATTGATACCGACAGGAAAATCCTGCTCAGCCATGAGGATAATTTGAGGATGGGCAGCCACGTGGAGGCAGTTCTGAAGGCGCTTTAA
- a CDS encoding amidohydrolase family protein has translation MKDFHSFQKIDAHIHYNSRGNALLKLAEKYRFNYITINTEVPFFPPIDEQLRIATDIRKSNPGRVEFVGSFSVSEWGEDGWLDKAKKDIEKAIKGGARGIKIWKNIGMDLRDTDDSMVMISDNRFTPLLSWMASEGITVIGHLGEPRNCWLPVKSMTTASDRTYFSKHPEYHMYKYPEYPSYEKQLEARDKILARHPTLQFVGAHLASLEWSVEKVAQWLDHHPAAAVDLAERINHLKLQAVVDHWKVVSFFESYQDRIIYGTDIIYNDSTDEKKICRELARRWVSDWKFLSTDDTLSSSEFTGSFQGLNLPKHILEKIYCLNAKRWYGI, from the coding sequence ATGAAGGACTTTCACTCATTTCAAAAAATTGATGCACACATTCATTACAATTCCAGAGGTAACGCACTTTTAAAGCTTGCCGAGAAATACCGCTTCAATTACATCACCATCAATACGGAAGTCCCCTTTTTTCCTCCAATTGATGAGCAACTTCGAATTGCTACAGACATTCGAAAGAGTAACCCGGGGAGAGTCGAATTTGTAGGATCATTCAGTGTATCTGAGTGGGGGGAGGATGGCTGGCTGGACAAGGCAAAAAAGGATATAGAAAAAGCAATCAAGGGGGGTGCCCGGGGAATCAAAATCTGGAAAAATATTGGTATGGACCTGAGAGATACGGACGACTCCATGGTAATGATAAGTGACAATCGCTTTACCCCGCTCCTATCCTGGATGGCATCAGAAGGCATCACGGTCATCGGCCACCTGGGGGAACCCCGCAATTGCTGGTTACCCGTAAAAAGCATGACTACCGCTTCAGATCGCACTTATTTTTCCAAACATCCTGAATATCACATGTATAAATACCCGGAATATCCATCCTATGAGAAGCAACTGGAAGCCCGGGACAAGATACTTGCCCGCCATCCGACTTTGCAATTTGTAGGCGCTCACCTGGCAAGTCTGGAATGGAGCGTCGAGAAAGTGGCACAATGGCTGGACCATCACCCTGCTGCGGCTGTAGACCTGGCCGAACGCATTAATCACCTTAAGCTGCAAGCCGTCGTCGATCACTGGAAAGTCGTCTCATTTTTTGAGTCTTACCAAGACCGGATTATTTATGGAACCGATATCATTTACAATGATTCCACGGATGAAAAAAAGATATGCAGAGAGCTTGCAAGACGATGGGTGAGTGACTGGAAGTTTCTCAGCACCGACGACACCCTTAGTTCTTCCGAGTTTACAGGCTCATTTCAGGGGCTGAATCTCCCGAAACACATACTTGAAAAGATATACTGTCTCAATGCCAAAAGATGGTATGGCATTTAA